Genomic DNA from Desulfuromonas versatilis:
AAGGAGGTCGGGGACACCAAGTTCCTGCTCGACGACCAGGTCGAACGCTGGGAGTTCGAGGAGGAGAATCAGCGGGTGCTGGGCGAAGGTCAGGCGCCGGCGGTCGGTGAGCCGCTGATGCTCGGCATCACCAAGGCCTCGCTCTCCACCGAGTCCTTCATCTCGGCGGCCTCTTTCCAGGAGACCACCAAGGTTCTCACCCAGGCCGCCATCGAGGGGAAGATCGACTTCCTGCGCGGGCTCAAGGAGAACGTCATCATGGGCCGCCTGATCCCGGCGGGCACCGGTGTCTCCAAGTACCGCGGGGCCAAGCTGCTCATCGAGGAGCCCGAGGAGAAATTCGAGCCGATCGAGGAAGAAATCGACGACTCGATCGATCTTTCCGACAGCGAGGAAAGCACCGAACAGGCCTCCGAATAAGGGGCGTTGCGACACCCTGAAAAAAAAATGCGGGCCGGGCAAAAAAAGCGCTTGACATTGCCCGGCCCGATTGATAATTTGAGCGGGTTTTTCCCGCTAGAAGATAAGTGCTCTTTTAACATTAAGAATACGCGAATTCGGGAGTAAGTAGATGCCGACTATTAATCAGTTGATCCGCAAAGGGCGCGAGAAAAAAGAGAACAAGTCCACTGCGCCTGCGCTTCAGAGCAATCCTCAGAAGCGGGGGGTGTGTACCCGTGTTTATACCACTACCCCCAAGAAGCCTAACTCCGCGCTTCGTAAGGTTGCTCGTGTGCGCCTGACCAACGGGGTGGAGGTCACCTCCTATATCCCCGGGGTGGGCCACAACCTTCAGGAGCACTCCGTTGTGCTGATTCGCGGCGGCCGCGTCAAAGACCTTCCGGGTGTGCGCTATCACATGGTGCGCGGCACTCTGGACCTCGCAGGTGTCAAGGGTCGTATGCAGGGTCGTTCCAAGTACGGGGCCAAGCGGCCTAAATAAAGAGAAGGTCTGAGAGGACGTTATGCCGAGAAGAAGAGAAGTTGCGAAGCGGGTTATTCTCCCCGACCCCAAGTTTGGTGATCGCCTGGTTGCCAAGTTCATGAACGCCATCATGGTCGACGGCAAGAAGAGCGTGGCCGAGTCCATTGTCTACGGCGCGTTCGACATCATTGCCAAGCGCTCGGGCGACGAGCCGCTGGAAGTGTTCAAGAAGGCGGTGGACAATGTGCGGCCGATGCTGGAGGTAAAGTCCCGGCGTGTGGGTGGTTCGACCTACCAGGTGCCCGTCGAGGTCCGCGCTGAGCGCCGGAACGCCCTGGCGATCCGCTGGATCGTTTCCTACTCCAGGGGGCGTGGCGAGAAGACCATGCAGGAGCGTCTGGCTGGTGAGTTTCTCGATGCGGCGAACAATCGCGGCGCATCGGTGAAGAAGAAAGAAGATACCCACCGGATGGCCGAGGCCAACAAGGCCTTCGCCCATTACCGCTGGTAAGGCAGAGCATAAGGCTCTCTTGGAGGAAGTTCAGCTGTGGCACGCCAAGTCTCTCTACAGAAAACCCGTAATATCGGTATCATGGCGCACATCGACGCCGGCAAGACCACGACTACCGAGCGTATTCTTTTCTACACCGGTATTTCCCATAAGATCGGTGAGGTCCATGATGGCGCGGCCACTATGGACTGGATGGCTCAGGAGCAGGAGCGCGGCATAACCATCACCTCCGCCGCCACCACCTGTTTCTGGAAAGATCACCGTATCAACATCATCGACACCCCCGGGCACGTCGACTTCACCATCGAGGTGGAGCGTTCTCTGCGTGTTCTCGACGGGTCGGTCGCCGTGTTCTGTTCGGTCGGGGGCGTTGAGCCCCAGTCCGAGACTGTCTGGCGGCAGGCTGACAAGTATGGGGTTCCCCGTATCGCCTTTATCAACAAGATGGACCGCATCGGCGCCGATTTCGATCGTGGCGTCAAGATGATGCGTGACCGCCTGGGTGCCAACCCGGTGCCCATCCAGATCCCTATCGGCAAGGAAGAGTACTTCCGCGGCGTCATCGACCTGGTCGAGATGCGGGCCATCGTCTGGGACGACGAGTCTCTCGGTGCCAAATTCGAAATCATTGATGTTCCCGCCGATATGGCCGATGAGGCACAGGCTGCCCGCGACGCCCTGATCGAGGAGGTCTGCTCCCACGACGAGGAGTTGATGGAGAAGTACCTCGGGGGCGAAGAGATCTCCGTGCCCGAACTCAAGGCCGGGATCCGCAAGGTGACCACTTCGCTGGCCATCAACCCGGTACTCTGCGGCAGCGCCTTCAAGAACAAGGGCGTGCAGAATCTGCTCGACGCCGTCGTCGATTACATGCCCTCGCCCACCGACGTACCGGCCATCAAGGGGATTAATCCCGACACCCAGGAAGAGATCAGCCGGCCTGCCGATGACAACGGGCCCTTCGCTGCCCTGGCCTTCAAGATCATGACCGACCCCTTCGTCGGCCAGCTTACCTTCTTCCGCGTCTACTCCGGGGTGGCCGAGTCCGGCTCCTCGGTGCTCAACGCCACCAAGAGCAAGAAAGAGCGCTTCGGGCGCCTGCTCAAGATGCACGCCAACAAGCGTGAGGAGATCAAGCAGGTCTACTCGGGCGACATCGCCGCTGCCGTCGGGCTCAAGGTGACCACCACCGGCGACACGCTCTGCGACGAAAAGATCGTCTGCCTGCTCGAATCCATGGAATTCCCCGAGCCGGTTATTCATATCGCCGTCGAGCCCAAGACCAAGGGTGATCAGGAGAAGATGGGCGTCGCCCTCGGCAAGCTGCTCCAGGAGGACCCCTCGCTGCGCTGCCGCACCGACGAGGAGACCGGCCAGACCATCCTCTCCGGGATGGGTGAGCTGCATCTCGAGATCATTATCGACCGCATGAAGCGCGAGTTCAAGGTCGAGGCCAACGTTGGCGCTCCCCAGGTCGCCTACCGCGAAACCATCACCAAGAAGGTCGAGGTTCAGGGCAAGTTCGTGCGTCAGTCCGGTGGCCGTGGCCAGTATGGCGACTGCTGGCTGCGCATCGAGCCTCTCGAGCCCGGCTCCGGCTTCGAATACGTCGACGAGATCAAGGGTGGCGTTATTCCCAAGGAATACATCCCTGCTGTCGGCAAGGGTGCCGAAGAGGCCGCGGAAAACGGTGTCCTCGCCGGGTTCCCCATGGTCGACGTCCGGGTCGCCTGCTTCGACGGTTCTTACCACGATGTTGACTCTTCGGAGATGGCCTTCAAGATCGCCGGCTCCATGGGCTTCAAGGAGGGCGCCGCCAAGGCCGCTCCGGTGCTGCTCGAGCCGATGATGGCCGTCGAGGTCGTGGTCCCCGAGGAATACATGGGCGACGTCATGGGCGACCTCAACAGCCGCCGTGGGCGGATCATGGGGATGGAAGGGCGCGGTGGCGCCCAGGTGATCAACGCCCATGTGCCGCTGGCCAGCATGTTCGGGTATGCTACCGACTTGCGCAGCGCCACCCAGGGCCGCGCCACTTACACCATGGTCTTTGACCACTATGAGCAGGTTCCCAAATCCATTGCCGACGAGATCGTCGCCAAGGTCAAGGGCTAATCAGGGAGGGTTCCAGCATGTCCAAAGCCAAATTTGAAAGAACCAAGCCCCATGTCAATATCGGCACCATCGGTCACGTCGACCATGGCAAGACCACGCTGACCGCTGCCATCACCCGGGTTCTCGCATCCCGCGGCGGGGCTGAGTTCAAGGCCTTCGACCAGATCGACAACGCTCCCGAGGAGCGCGAGCGCGGCATCACCATCGCCACCGCCCACGTCGAGTATCAGACCGACAACCGGCACTACGCTCACGTTGACTGCCCCGGCCACGCCGACTACGTCAAGAACATGATCACCGGTGCTGCGCAGATGGACGGCGCCATCCTGGTCTGCTCCGCCGCCGACGGCCCCATGCCCCAGACCCGCGAGCACATCCTGCTCGCCCGTCAGGTCGGCGTGCCCGCCATGGTGGTGTTCCTGAACAAGGCCGACATGGTCGACGACGCCGAGCTGATGGAGCTGGTCGAGCTGGAAGTTCGCGAACTGCTCAGCACCTACGACTTCCCCGGCGACGAGATTCCGATCATTGCCGGCAGCGCCCTGAAGGCCCTCGAGTGCGGCTGCGGCAAGGAAGACTGCGCTGCCTGCAAGTGCATCCTCGAGCTGATGGCCGCCGTTGACAGCTACATCCCGGAGCCCGAGCGCGCCATCGACCGTCCGTTCCTGATGCCGGTCGAGGACGTGTTCTCGATTTCCGGGCGCGGCACCGTGGCCACCGGCCGCGTCGAGCGCGGTGTGGTCAAGGTCGGCGAGGAAGTCGAGATCGTCGGCATGAAGGCCACCACCAAGACCGTGGTCACCGGCGTCGAGATGTTCCGCAAGCTGCTCGATCAGGGCCAGGCCGGCGACAACGTCGGCGTGCTGCTGCGCGGCGTCAAGCGTGAGGACATCGAGCGCGGTCAGGTTCTGGCTAAGCCCGGCAGCATCACCCCGCACACCAAGTTCAAGGCCGAGGCATACATCCTGACCAAGGAAGAGGGCGGGCGCCACACTCCGTTCTTCAAAGGGTACCGCCCCCAGTTCTACTTCCGGACCACCGACGTGACCGGGATCGTCCAACTGCCCGAGGGGACCGAGATGGTCATGCCTGGCGACAACATCGCCATGACCGTCGAGCTGATCACCCCGATCGCCATGGACAAGGAACTGCGCTTCGCCATCCGTGAAGGGGGCCGCACCGTCGGCGCCGGCGTCGTCAGCGATATTATCGAGTAATAGAGGAATCAACCAATGCAGAACCAGAAAATCAGAATCCGTTTGAAGGCTTATGATCATAAGCTGCTCGATCTCTCCGTGAACGAAATCGTCGACACCGCCAAGCGCACCGGCGCCCGGGTCGCAGGTCCGATCCCGCTGCCTACGGTCATCAACAAGTACTGCGTGCTGCGTGGCCCGCATGTCGACAAGAAGAGCCGCGAGCAATTCGAGATGCGCACCCACAAGCGGCTTCTCGATATCCTGGAGCCGACTCAGCAGACTGTGGACGCGCTGATGAAGCTCGACCTCTCTGCCGGGGTCGACGTTGAAATCAAGCTTTAAGAATTTTTTTCAGGATAAGGGTACCAGCAATGATAAAGGGAATTTTGGGTAAGAAGCTGGGGATGACCCAGGTCTTTGCCATGGACGGGCGGCGTATCCCGGTGACGGTCGTCGAAGCCGGCCCCTGCGTGGTCCTGCAGAAGAAAACGGTGGACACCGACGGTTACAATGCGGTTCAGCTCGGCTTCGGCGCCAAGAAAAGCCACCGGGTCAACAAACCGCTGATGGGGCACTTCAAGCAGGCCGGCAAGGGCGCTTTCGGGGCTCTGCGTGAATTCCGCGCCGAAAACGTCGATGACGTTAATGTCGGGGATGAAATCACCTGCGAAGGAATGTTTGCCGCCGGCGACGTCATCGACGTCATCGGGACCAGCAAGGGCAAGGGGTTTCAGGGGGTTATCAAGCGCTGGAATTTCGCCGGTGGTCGTTCCACTCACGGCTCGATGTTCCACCGCGCTCCTGGCTCCATCGGCTGCAGCGCCTGGCCCTCGAGGGTCTTCAAGGGTAAGAAGATGGCCGGCCAGATGGGTAATGCGCGGGTGACCACCCAGAACCTCCAGGTTGTGGAGGTGCGTCCCGAACAGAACCTGATTCTGGTCAAGGGCGCCATTCCCGGGCCGAAAAATGCGGTTGTGATGGTCCGTAAGGCCGTCAAGGCTAAAAAATAGGCCCGGTGAATTAGGGATTTGGGAGACAGACCATGGCTAAGATAGCAGTTTACGATATCAACAAAAAACAGGTGTCCGAGCGTGAGCTTGCCGATAACGTCTTCAACGACGATGTCCGGGGCTACCTGATTCACGATATGGTGCGCTACCAGCTGGCGGCTCGCCGGCAGGGTACGGCGGATACCAAGACCCGCGGTGAAGTCCGCGGCGGCGGGAAGAAGCCCTACAAGCAGAAGGGCACCGGCAACGCCCGGCAGGGGACCATTCGCGCCCCCCATTTCGTCGGCGGCGGCACCGTGTTCGGACCTACCCCCCGGGACTACCAGTTCAAGCTCAACCGCAAGGTGAAGAAAGCCGCCCTGCGCAGCGCCCTGTCGGCGCGCTACAAAGGTGAGCAGCTGACCGTCCTCAACGCCCTCGAGCTTGAGAAGATCAGCACCAGGGGGTTCGTGGAGGTTCTGAAGCGCTTCGAGCTCGACAGCACCCTGGTGGTCATCGACCAGGCCAATGTCAACGTCGAACTCTCGGCCCGCAATCTTCCCAACGTCAAGGTTCTGCGTGCCGAAGGGGTCAATGTCTACGACGTGATGAGGTATTCCAACCTCGTCATCACCGAAGGGGCCGTGTCGCAACTGGAAGGAGCGTTAGGGTAATGAGACCGTTGCATCAGATCATCAGGAAACCGCTGATCACCGAAAAGACCAGCCTCCAGAAGGACGCGGTCAAGGAAAAGGTCGTCGCCTTCGAAGTGGCCATCGATTCCAACAAGATCGAGATCAAGCAGGCAATCGAAAAGGCCTTCGACGTCAAGGTGAAAAAGATCAATACCAGTCTGGTCGCTGGCAAGACCAAGCGTCTCGGTCGTAATATCGGCAAGCGCTCCAACTGGAAAAAAGCCTACGTGACCCTGGCCGAGGGGAGCGACATCGACTTTTTCGGCGTCTAAACGACTGTTACCAAGCGATACGGAGTTACTATAATGGGGATCAAAAAGTTCAAGCCGACCTCGCCGGGTCGCCGTAGCATGACCGCCTCCACCTTCGAGGAGATCACGACAGGGGCACCTGAGAAATCGCTTCTGGCTCCCTTGAAGAAAAACGGCGGACGCAACAACTACGGCCGGATCACCAAGCGCCATACTGGCGGCGGGCACAAGCGCAAGTACAGGATTATCGATTTCAAGCGGGACAAGAGAGAGATCCCAGCGACGGTCGTCTCCATCGAGTACGACCCCAACCGCTCCGCCAATATCGCCCTGCTCAACTACGCCGACGGGGAGAAGCGCTACATCCTGGCGCCCCTGGGCATCCAGGTCGGTGACGCCATCATCGCCAGCGAGCAGGCCGACATCAAGCCGGGCAACGCCCTGAGCATCCGCTCGATTCCGCTGGGCACCTGGGTCCACAATGTCGAGCTCAAGGTCGGCAAGGGTGGTCAGCTCGCCCGCAGCGCCGGCACCTACGCCATGATCGCCGCCAAGGAAGGCAAGTACGCCCAGCTGCGTCTGCCCTCCGGCGAAGTTCGCCTGGTGCTGCAGGATTGCTGCGCCACCATCGGCCAGGTGGGCAACGCCGATCACGAGAACATCAAGATCGGCAAGGCCGGCCGCAACCGCTGGCTCGGCAAGCGCCCGCAGTCGCGCGGCGTGGCGATGAACCCGGTCGACCACCCCCACGGCGGTGGCGAGGGCAAGAGCTCCGGTGGCCGGCATCCGGTTACCCCCTGGGGTATTCCGACCAAAGGGTACAAGACCCGTTCCAACAAGCGTACCGACCGGTTCATCGTGCGGCGCAGAACCAAGTAACAAGGTCTATTTTTTTTAGCGATAGAGGAGACGGAAGTGGCTAGATCAATCAAGAAGGGGCCGTACGTCCAGGACAGTTTGAGCCGCAAGGTTGACAAGGTTGGTGGCGCTGGCAGCAACAAGGTCATCAAGACCTGGTCGCGGCGCTCGACCATCGTCCCTGAGTTCGTGGGTTATACCTTTGCCGTGCATAACGGCAAGAAATTCGTCCCGGTTTTCGTAACCGAAAACATGGTCGGGCACAAGCTGGGGGAGTTCGCTCCCACCCGCACCTACTACGGCCACGGCGCGGACAAGAAAAGCAAGAGAAAATAGCGATTCCGCCAAGGAGTTTTAGTTTATGGAAGCCAGAGCTAAGTTGAGCTACGTGCGGCTGTCCCCCCAGAAAACCCGTCTGGTTGTGGATATGATCCGCGGCAAAGGTGTTCAGGACGCCCTGAACGCTTTGAAATTCTCCCCGCAGAAAGCCGCCGCTGTGGTGTCGAAGCTGGTCAGCTCCGCGGTTGCCAATGCCGAGCAGAAGGGCGTGGGGGACGTGGATAAGCTGTATGTGAAAACCATTACCGTGGATCAGGGCCCGGCCCTGAAGCGCTTTCTTCCCCGTGCACAGGGGCGCGCTACCCGCATCCGCAAACCGACCAGCCACATCACCGTGGTGCTGGACGAGAAATAAGCCATTAAGGAGGTGATAGTTTGGGCCAGAAAGTTCATCCTGTAGGGTTTCGTCTCGGGGTCATCAGGACCTGGGACTCGAAGTGGTACGCCGAAGGCGATTACGCCAGTCTGCTCCATGAAGACATCAAGCTGCGCAACTACCTCAAGAAGCGGCTGTATCACGCCGGCATCTCCAAGATCGAGATCGAGCGTGCCGCCAGCAAGGCGAAGGTTAACATTTTCGCCGCGCGTCCCGGGATCATCATCGGGAAGAAGGGTTCCGAAGTCGAGGCTCTGAAGAAAGAGCTGGCCAAACTCACCGACAAGGAAGTCTTCATCAACATTCAGGAAGTCCGCAAGCCCGAAGTCGATGCTCAGTTGGTGGCGGAAAACGTCGCCCTGCAGCTCGAGCGGCGCGTTGCCTTCCGCCGGGCGATGAAGAAGAGCGTCAGCATGGCGCTGAAATTCGGCGCGCAGGGCGTCAAGATCAACTGCAGCGGGCGCCTCGGCGGGGCCGAGATGAGCCGCACCGAGTGGTACCGCGAGGGTCGTGTGCCTCTGCACACCCTGCGGGCCGATATCGATTACGGGTTCGCCGAGGCGAAGACCACTTACGGCATCATCGGTGTCAAGGTTCTCATCTTCAAGGGCGAAGTCCTCTCGCGGGAACAGTAAAGAGTTCGGATAGGAGTAACTAAGTCATGTTAATGCCCAAGAAGGTTAAACATAGAAAAACGTTTAAGGGGCGCATGAAAGGCGCCGCTGCAGGGGGAACCGAGCTGAACTTCGGCGATTTCGGGCTGCAGGCCACCACTTGTGGCTGGCTCTCTTCTCGCCAGATCGAGGCCGCCCGTCGTGCCATGACCCGCTACATCAAGCGTGGCGGGAAAATCTGGATCCGGGTTTTCCCCGACAAGCCGTTGACCCGTAAGCCTGCCGAAACCCGTATGGGTAAGGGCAAGGGTTCTCCCGACAGCTGGGTAGCCGTTATCCGGCCGGGGGTGGTGCTCTACGAAATGCAGGGTGTCGAGGAGAGCATCGCCCGTGAAGCCTTCCGCCTTGCGGCGCACAAGCTGCCTGTGAAAACCAAGTTCGTAATGCGTGAGGAGGCAGGGCATGAAGGCTAAGGAATTGCGGGATCTCGGTGTCGACGAGCTCGAAAAGAAGAGCAGCGAATTGAATCAGGAACTGTTTAACCTGCGCTTTCAGCTGCATACTGGCCATCTGGAGAACAGCTCCCGGATTAAAGAGACCAGGAAGGACATCGCCCGGGTCAAGACCCTGCTGCGCGAGAAGCAGGGCTAAAGAGGATTGTCGAGGAAAGTTATGACGACTGAACGTGGAAATCGGAAAACCCGGGTCGGGATCGTGATCAGTGACAAGATGGACAAGACCGTCGTAGTAAAGGTCGACCACCTGGTCAAGCATCCCGTCTACAAAAAATACATCAAACGCAGAATCACCTTCAAGGCGCACGACGAGCAGAATGCCTGCGGTGTTGGTGACAAGGTGCTGATCGTGGAGACCAGGCCGCTGTCTCGTGACAAGCGGTGGAGAGTCCGCGAGATTCTGGAAAAAAACGTTATCGTTTAGGAGATAAACCATGATTCAGATGCAGACCACGCTTGATGTCGCGGACAATTCCGGGGCCCGGAAACTCTGCTGCATCAAGGTTCTCGGCGGCTCCAAGCGCAAGTATGCCGGCCTCGGGGACATCATCATCTGCTCCGTCAAAGAGGCGCTGCCGAATTCCAGGGTCAAGAAGGGCGACGTGGTTCGCGCCGTGATCGTGCGCACCGCCAAGGAAGTGCCCCGACCTGACGGATCGTACATTCGCTTCGACAAGAATTCGGCCGTGGTCGTCAACGCGGCTGGTGAGCCGGTCGGTACGCGTATTTTCGGTCCCGTCGCCCGCGAACTTCGGGCACGCCGCTTCATGAAGATCGTGTCGCTGGCACCCGAGGTTCTTTAATAAAGCAAGTGGGAGAATAGACAGATGGCGGCAAAAAAACTTCATGTCAAAAAAGATGACATGGTGATGATCATAGCGGGGAAGGAAAAGGGCAAGTCCGGCAAGGTCTCCCGTGTTTTCCCCGAGAAGGGCCGACTGACCGTTGAAAACCTCAATGTGGTCAAGCGGCACACCCGCCCCACCCGGGCCAACCAGGAGGGGGGGATCGTGGAGAAGGAGGCAGCAATCGACGCATCCAACGTCCTGCTGCTCTGCGGCGCCTGCAACAAACCGACTCGGACCGGAATGCGGGTTCTCGAGGACGGCAGCAAGGCTCGCTATTGCAAGAAGTGCAACGAGATCGTGGACAAGTAACGGAGAGTTTCCATGGCCAGACTTAAAGAGATGTACCAGACCGAGGTGGCTCCTCGCCTGATGAAAGAGCTTCAGCTCAAGAACATCATGCAGGTCCCCCGGATCGAAAAAATCGTCGTCAACATGGGGCTCGGAGAAGCGATCCAGAACATCAAAGTTCTCGAATCCGCGGTTGAAGAGCTTGGCCGGATCACGGGCCAGAAGGCGGTTATCACCAAAGCCAAGAACTCCATCGCCACCTTCAAGCTGCGCGAGGGTATGCCCATCGGCTGCATGGTGACCCTGCGCCGCGACCGGGCCTACGAGTTCCTGGACCGCCTGGTGAACATCGCTCTGCCCCGCGTACGTGACTTCAAGGGGGTTTCGCCCAAGGCCTTTGACGGCCGCGGCAACTACACCCTGGGCATCCGGGAGCAGATCATCTTCCCCGAGATCGACTTCGACAAGATCGACAAGGTCAAGGGCCTGAACGTGACCATCGTCACCTCGGCCAGG
This window encodes:
- the rpsG gene encoding 30S ribosomal protein S7, coding for MPRRREVAKRVILPDPKFGDRLVAKFMNAIMVDGKKSVAESIVYGAFDIIAKRSGDEPLEVFKKAVDNVRPMLEVKSRRVGGSTYQVPVEVRAERRNALAIRWIVSYSRGRGEKTMQERLAGEFLDAANNRGASVKKKEDTHRMAEANKAFAHYRW
- the rpsQ gene encoding 30S ribosomal protein S17, which encodes MTTERGNRKTRVGIVISDKMDKTVVVKVDHLVKHPVYKKYIKRRITFKAHDEQNACGVGDKVLIVETRPLSRDKRWRVREILEKNVIV
- the rplC gene encoding 50S ribosomal protein L3, with the protein product MIKGILGKKLGMTQVFAMDGRRIPVTVVEAGPCVVLQKKTVDTDGYNAVQLGFGAKKSHRVNKPLMGHFKQAGKGAFGALREFRAENVDDVNVGDEITCEGMFAAGDVIDVIGTSKGKGFQGVIKRWNFAGGRSTHGSMFHRAPGSIGCSAWPSRVFKGKKMAGQMGNARVTTQNLQVVEVRPEQNLILVKGAIPGPKNAVVMVRKAVKAKK
- the fusA gene encoding elongation factor G — encoded protein: MARQVSLQKTRNIGIMAHIDAGKTTTTERILFYTGISHKIGEVHDGAATMDWMAQEQERGITITSAATTCFWKDHRINIIDTPGHVDFTIEVERSLRVLDGSVAVFCSVGGVEPQSETVWRQADKYGVPRIAFINKMDRIGADFDRGVKMMRDRLGANPVPIQIPIGKEEYFRGVIDLVEMRAIVWDDESLGAKFEIIDVPADMADEAQAARDALIEEVCSHDEELMEKYLGGEEISVPELKAGIRKVTTSLAINPVLCGSAFKNKGVQNLLDAVVDYMPSPTDVPAIKGINPDTQEEISRPADDNGPFAALAFKIMTDPFVGQLTFFRVYSGVAESGSSVLNATKSKKERFGRLLKMHANKREEIKQVYSGDIAAAVGLKVTTTGDTLCDEKIVCLLESMEFPEPVIHIAVEPKTKGDQEKMGVALGKLLQEDPSLRCRTDEETGQTILSGMGELHLEIIIDRMKREFKVEANVGAPQVAYRETITKKVEVQGKFVRQSGGRGQYGDCWLRIEPLEPGSGFEYVDEIKGGVIPKEYIPAVGKGAEEAAENGVLAGFPMVDVRVACFDGSYHDVDSSEMAFKIAGSMGFKEGAAKAAPVLLEPMMAVEVVVPEEYMGDVMGDLNSRRGRIMGMEGRGGAQVINAHVPLASMFGYATDLRSATQGRATYTMVFDHYEQVPKSIADEIVAKVKG
- the rpsJ gene encoding 30S ribosomal protein S10; amino-acid sequence: MQNQKIRIRLKAYDHKLLDLSVNEIVDTAKRTGARVAGPIPLPTVINKYCVLRGPHVDKKSREQFEMRTHKRLLDILEPTQQTVDALMKLDLSAGVDVEIKL
- the rplE gene encoding 50S ribosomal protein L5; protein product: MARLKEMYQTEVAPRLMKELQLKNIMQVPRIEKIVVNMGLGEAIQNIKVLESAVEELGRITGQKAVITKAKNSIATFKLREGMPIGCMVTLRRDRAYEFLDRLVNIALPRVRDFKGVSPKAFDGRGNYTLGIREQIIFPEIDFDKIDKVKGLNVTIVTSARTDEEGRALLTQLGMPFRTGQQRKAED
- the rplV gene encoding 50S ribosomal protein L22; this encodes MEARAKLSYVRLSPQKTRLVVDMIRGKGVQDALNALKFSPQKAAAVVSKLVSSAVANAEQKGVGDVDKLYVKTITVDQGPALKRFLPRAQGRATRIRKPTSHITVVLDEK
- the tuf gene encoding elongation factor Tu — encoded protein: MSKAKFERTKPHVNIGTIGHVDHGKTTLTAAITRVLASRGGAEFKAFDQIDNAPEERERGITIATAHVEYQTDNRHYAHVDCPGHADYVKNMITGAAQMDGAILVCSAADGPMPQTREHILLARQVGVPAMVVFLNKADMVDDAELMELVELEVRELLSTYDFPGDEIPIIAGSALKALECGCGKEDCAACKCILELMAAVDSYIPEPERAIDRPFLMPVEDVFSISGRGTVATGRVERGVVKVGEEVEIVGMKATTKTVVTGVEMFRKLLDQGQAGDNVGVLLRGVKREDIERGQVLAKPGSITPHTKFKAEAYILTKEEGGRHTPFFKGYRPQFYFRTTDVTGIVQLPEGTEMVMPGDNIAMTVELITPIAMDKELRFAIREGGRTVGAGVVSDIIE
- the rpsS gene encoding 30S ribosomal protein S19; this encodes MARSIKKGPYVQDSLSRKVDKVGGAGSNKVIKTWSRRSTIVPEFVGYTFAVHNGKKFVPVFVTENMVGHKLGEFAPTRTYYGHGADKKSKRK
- the rplD gene encoding 50S ribosomal protein L4; the encoded protein is MAKIAVYDINKKQVSERELADNVFNDDVRGYLIHDMVRYQLAARRQGTADTKTRGEVRGGGKKPYKQKGTGNARQGTIRAPHFVGGGTVFGPTPRDYQFKLNRKVKKAALRSALSARYKGEQLTVLNALELEKISTRGFVEVLKRFELDSTLVVIDQANVNVELSARNLPNVKVLRAEGVNVYDVMRYSNLVITEGAVSQLEGALG
- a CDS encoding 50S ribosomal protein L23; this encodes MRPLHQIIRKPLITEKTSLQKDAVKEKVVAFEVAIDSNKIEIKQAIEKAFDVKVKKINTSLVAGKTKRLGRNIGKRSNWKKAYVTLAEGSDIDFFGV
- the rpmC gene encoding 50S ribosomal protein L29 translates to MKAKELRDLGVDELEKKSSELNQELFNLRFQLHTGHLENSSRIKETRKDIARVKTLLREKQG
- the rpsL gene encoding 30S ribosomal protein S12; translated protein: MPTINQLIRKGREKKENKSTAPALQSNPQKRGVCTRVYTTTPKKPNSALRKVARVRLTNGVEVTSYIPGVGHNLQEHSVVLIRGGRVKDLPGVRYHMVRGTLDLAGVKGRMQGRSKYGAKRPK
- the rplX gene encoding 50S ribosomal protein L24: MAAKKLHVKKDDMVMIIAGKEKGKSGKVSRVFPEKGRLTVENLNVVKRHTRPTRANQEGGIVEKEAAIDASNVLLLCGACNKPTRTGMRVLEDGSKARYCKKCNEIVDK
- the rplP gene encoding 50S ribosomal protein L16, encoding MLMPKKVKHRKTFKGRMKGAAAGGTELNFGDFGLQATTCGWLSSRQIEAARRAMTRYIKRGGKIWIRVFPDKPLTRKPAETRMGKGKGSPDSWVAVIRPGVVLYEMQGVEESIAREAFRLAAHKLPVKTKFVMREEAGHEG
- the rplN gene encoding 50S ribosomal protein L14 gives rise to the protein MIQMQTTLDVADNSGARKLCCIKVLGGSKRKYAGLGDIIICSVKEALPNSRVKKGDVVRAVIVRTAKEVPRPDGSYIRFDKNSAVVVNAAGEPVGTRIFGPVARELRARRFMKIVSLAPEVL
- the rplB gene encoding 50S ribosomal protein L2; its protein translation is MGIKKFKPTSPGRRSMTASTFEEITTGAPEKSLLAPLKKNGGRNNYGRITKRHTGGGHKRKYRIIDFKRDKREIPATVVSIEYDPNRSANIALLNYADGEKRYILAPLGIQVGDAIIASEQADIKPGNALSIRSIPLGTWVHNVELKVGKGGQLARSAGTYAMIAAKEGKYAQLRLPSGEVRLVLQDCCATIGQVGNADHENIKIGKAGRNRWLGKRPQSRGVAMNPVDHPHGGGEGKSSGGRHPVTPWGIPTKGYKTRSNKRTDRFIVRRRTK
- the rpsC gene encoding 30S ribosomal protein S3 codes for the protein MGQKVHPVGFRLGVIRTWDSKWYAEGDYASLLHEDIKLRNYLKKRLYHAGISKIEIERAASKAKVNIFAARPGIIIGKKGSEVEALKKELAKLTDKEVFINIQEVRKPEVDAQLVAENVALQLERRVAFRRAMKKSVSMALKFGAQGVKINCSGRLGGAEMSRTEWYREGRVPLHTLRADIDYGFAEAKTTYGIIGVKVLIFKGEVLSREQ